In Streptomyces alboniger, the following are encoded in one genomic region:
- a CDS encoding YdeI/OmpD-associated family protein, producing the protein MDSLAGLKVMTCADASRLEDWLDEHHGDTPGVWVKIAKKGAGVASVTAAEVNDVALCYGWITGHRKAYDDVHYLQKITPRRPRSLWSKVNVDRIEELTAEGRMREPGLAEVTLARSDGRWDAAYESQRNATVPDDLAAALAASPAAHKTFEALTKSERYVVLHRLMTAKTPATRTARLERMLARLESGEAIS; encoded by the coding sequence ATGGATTCACTTGCCGGCCTGAAGGTCATGACCTGCGCTGACGCGTCCCGTCTTGAGGACTGGCTCGACGAGCACCACGGCGACACCCCGGGAGTCTGGGTGAAGATCGCCAAGAAGGGCGCGGGGGTGGCCTCGGTGACAGCCGCGGAGGTCAACGACGTGGCGCTCTGCTACGGCTGGATCACCGGCCACCGGAAGGCGTACGACGACGTCCACTACCTCCAGAAGATCACCCCCCGCCGTCCGCGCAGCCTCTGGTCGAAGGTGAACGTCGACCGGATCGAGGAGCTGACCGCCGAGGGCCGCATGCGCGAACCCGGCCTCGCCGAGGTCACGTTGGCGCGCTCCGACGGACGCTGGGACGCGGCGTACGAGTCGCAGCGCAACGCCACCGTGCCGGACGACCTGGCCGCCGCGCTCGCCGCGAGCCCGGCGGCTCACAAGACGTTCGAGGCCCTCACCAAGTCGGAGCGCTATGTGGTCCTGCACCGCCTGATGACGGCGAAGACCCCCGCCACCCGCACCGCGCGGCTCGAACGGATGCTGGCGCGACTGGAGTCGGGCGAGGCGATCAGCTGA
- a CDS encoding catalase, with amino-acid sequence MSKRVLTTESGAPVADNQNSATAGVGGPILLQDQHLLEKLARFNRERIPERVVHARGSGAYGYFEVTDDVTGFTHADFLSEIGKRTEVFLRFSTVADNLGGADAVRDPRGFALKFYTEEGNYDLVGNNTPVFFIKDPIKFPDFIHSQKRDPFTGKQEPDNVWDFWAHAPEATHQITWLMGDRGIPASYRHMNGYGSHTYQWTNAKGEAFFVKYHFKTNQGIRSLSSEQAAEIAGKDPNSHQTDLLQAIERGVNPSWTLHVQIMPASEAADYRFNPFDLTKVWPHKDYPLQRVGRLVLDRNPDNVFAEVEQAAFSPNNFVPGIGPSPDKMLQGRLFAYADAHRYRLGVNHTQLAVNAPRAAKADNYGRDGLMASNAYGRDRKNYEPNSYDGPAETGQPLSAPLAVAGYTGTHAAPTHTKDDDFFQAGELYRLMSEDEKSRLVANIAGGLSQVSRDDVIEKNLAHFHAADADYGKRVAEAVRALRED; translated from the coding sequence ATGTCGAAGCGCGTGCTTACGACCGAGTCCGGCGCCCCGGTCGCCGACAATCAGAACTCCGCCACCGCCGGCGTCGGTGGCCCGATCCTGCTCCAGGACCAGCACCTCCTGGAGAAGCTGGCCCGCTTCAACCGTGAGCGCATCCCGGAGCGCGTCGTGCACGCCCGCGGCTCGGGCGCCTACGGCTACTTCGAGGTGACCGACGACGTCACCGGCTTCACCCACGCCGACTTCCTGAGCGAGATCGGTAAGCGCACCGAGGTCTTCCTGCGCTTCTCGACCGTGGCGGACAACCTCGGTGGCGCGGACGCGGTCCGCGACCCGCGTGGCTTCGCGCTGAAGTTCTACACCGAAGAGGGCAACTACGACCTCGTCGGAAACAACACCCCGGTGTTCTTCATCAAGGACCCGATCAAGTTCCCCGACTTCATCCACTCCCAGAAGCGCGACCCCTTCACGGGCAAGCAGGAGCCGGACAACGTCTGGGACTTCTGGGCGCACGCCCCCGAGGCGACGCACCAGATCACCTGGCTGATGGGCGACCGCGGCATCCCCGCCTCGTACCGCCACATGAACGGCTACGGCTCGCACACCTACCAGTGGACGAACGCCAAGGGCGAGGCCTTCTTCGTCAAGTACCACTTCAAGACGAACCAGGGCATCCGCTCCCTCTCCAGCGAGCAGGCCGCCGAGATCGCGGGCAAGGACCCGAACTCGCACCAGACCGACCTGCTCCAGGCGATCGAGCGGGGCGTGAACCCGTCCTGGACGCTGCACGTGCAGATCATGCCCGCGTCCGAGGCGGCGGACTACCGCTTCAACCCGTTCGACCTCACCAAGGTGTGGCCGCACAAGGACTACCCGCTCCAGCGCGTCGGCCGCCTGGTCCTCGACCGCAACCCGGACAACGTCTTCGCCGAGGTCGAGCAGGCCGCGTTCTCCCCGAACAACTTCGTGCCGGGCATCGGCCCCTCGCCCGACAAGATGCTCCAGGGCCGCCTGTTCGCCTACGCGGACGCGCACCGCTACCGCCTGGGCGTCAACCACACCCAGCTCGCGGTGAACGCCCCGAGGGCGGCGAAGGCCGACAACTACGGCCGCGACGGCCTGATGGCGTCCAACGCGTACGGCCGCGACCGCAAGAACTACGAGCCCAACTCGTACGACGGCCCGGCCGAGACCGGCCAGCCGCTCTCCGCCCCGCTCGCGGTCGCCGGCTACACGGGTACGCACGCGGCCCCGACGCACACCAAGGACGACGACTTCTTCCAGGCCGGTGAGCTGTACCGCCTGATGTCGGAGGACGAGAAGTCGCGCCTCGTGGCGAACATCGCCGGCGGTCTCTCGCAGGTCTCCCGCGACGACGTCATCGAGAAGAACCTCGCCCACTTCCACGCCGCCGACGCCGACTACGGCAAGCGCGTCGCGGAAGCCGTCCGCGCCCTGCGCGAGGACTGA
- a CDS encoding 2-hydroxy-3-oxopropionate reductase, which translates to MSNLADSSRPARPAIAWIGLGIMGSPMSENLIKAGYSVTGFTLEQDKLDRLSAAGGTAAKSIAEAVKDADVIVTMVPASPQVEAIAYGPDGILENARPGALIVDMSSITPQTSVDLAKAAKEKGLRVLDAPVSGGEAGAIEAVLSIMVGGDQADFDEAKPLFDALGKTIVLCGPHGSGQTVKAANQLIVAVNIQACAEAVVFLEKSGVNLQAALDVLNGGLAGSTVLTRKKDNFLNRDFKPGFRIDLHHKDMGIVTDAARNVGAALPVGAVVAQLVASLRAQGDGGLDHSALLRSVERLSGAEL; encoded by the coding sequence ATGAGCAACCTCGCAGATTCCTCCCGCCCTGCCCGCCCGGCGATCGCGTGGATCGGACTCGGCATCATGGGCTCCCCCATGTCCGAGAACCTGATCAAGGCGGGTTACTCCGTCACCGGCTTCACCCTGGAGCAGGACAAGCTGGACCGGCTCTCGGCCGCCGGCGGCACCGCCGCGAAGTCCATCGCGGAGGCCGTCAAGGACGCCGACGTCATCGTCACGATGGTGCCCGCCTCCCCGCAGGTCGAGGCCATCGCGTACGGCCCGGACGGCATCCTGGAGAACGCGAGGCCCGGCGCGCTGATCGTCGACATGTCGTCGATCACGCCGCAGACCTCCGTCGACCTGGCCAAGGCCGCCAAGGAGAAGGGCCTGCGCGTCCTGGACGCCCCGGTCTCCGGCGGCGAGGCGGGTGCCATCGAGGCCGTCCTCTCCATCATGGTCGGCGGTGACCAGGCCGACTTCGACGAGGCCAAGCCGCTCTTCGACGCCCTCGGCAAGACCATCGTGCTGTGCGGTCCGCACGGCTCGGGCCAGACCGTGAAGGCCGCCAACCAGCTGATCGTCGCCGTCAACATCCAGGCGTGCGCCGAGGCCGTGGTCTTCCTGGAGAAGTCCGGCGTGAACCTCCAGGCCGCGCTCGACGTGCTGAACGGCGGACTGGCCGGCTCCACCGTGCTGACCCGCAAGAAGGACAACTTCCTGAACCGGGACTTCAAGCCCGGCTTCCGGATCGACCTGCACCACAAGGACATGGGCATCGTCACCGACGCCGCCCGCAACGTGGGCGCCGCACTGCCGGTCGGCGCGGTCGTCGCCCAGCTCGTCGCCTCCCTGCGCGCCCAGGGTGACGGCGGCCTCGACCACTCCGCCCTGCTGCGCTCCGTGGAGCGCCTCTCGGGCGCCGAGCTGTAA
- a CDS encoding TIM barrel protein: MGYSDQRFNVNLSILFTELPLLERPAAAAKAGFGAVELWWPWVDAPTPEQSELDALKKAIEDAGVQLVGLNFYAGQLPGPDRGALSIPGEESEKFRANLAVAADFAQSLGCKALNALYGNRVDGVDPAVQDELALKNLVLAAREADRVGAVLLIEALNKPESPLCPIVSAPKAIEIVDKVNAATGLGNAKFLMDLYHLSMNGEDLPSVISRYAAKTGHVQIADDPGRGAPGTGSLPLEALLDQLRDAGYEGWVGLEYKAGDRPSEESFGWLSGAN, from the coding sequence ATGGGATACTCCGACCAGCGCTTCAATGTGAACCTGTCGATCCTCTTCACCGAGCTCCCGCTCCTGGAGCGCCCCGCGGCCGCCGCGAAGGCCGGCTTCGGCGCGGTCGAGCTGTGGTGGCCCTGGGTCGACGCCCCCACCCCCGAGCAGTCCGAGCTCGACGCCCTGAAGAAGGCGATCGAGGACGCGGGCGTCCAGCTGGTGGGGCTGAACTTCTACGCGGGGCAGCTGCCGGGCCCCGATCGCGGCGCCCTGTCGATCCCCGGCGAGGAGAGCGAGAAGTTTCGCGCGAACCTCGCGGTGGCGGCGGACTTCGCCCAGTCGCTCGGCTGCAAGGCGCTCAACGCGCTGTACGGCAACCGTGTCGACGGCGTGGACCCGGCCGTCCAGGACGAACTCGCCCTGAAGAACCTGGTATTGGCGGCCCGCGAGGCCGACCGCGTGGGCGCGGTGCTGCTCATCGAGGCCCTGAACAAGCCTGAGTCGCCGCTCTGCCCGATCGTCAGCGCGCCCAAGGCGATCGAGATCGTCGACAAGGTGAACGCCGCGACCGGGCTCGGTAACGCGAAATTCCTCATGGACCTGTACCACCTGTCCATGAACGGGGAGGACTTGCCCTCAGTCATCTCGCGGTACGCCGCGAAGACCGGGCATGTGCAGATCGCGGACGACCCCGGGCGGGGGGCGCCCGGGACGGGGTCCCTGCCTCTGGAGGCGTTGCTCGATCAGCTGCGGGACGCGGGTTACGAGGGGTGGGTCGGCCTGGAGTACAAGGCCGGGGACCGGCCCAGCGAGGAGTCCTTCGGCTGGCTGTCCGGGGCGAACTAG
- a CDS encoding thiamine-binding protein, with protein sequence MRLRVEFTTEPFDLDEAPAHALVAREVIQGAPLDAVDVGPFGNTAEGDLDAVLTAVDAMLRQSLGAGATRVSLQVNVIGEPGEPRQSGEADK encoded by the coding sequence GTGCGATTGAGAGTGGAGTTCACGACCGAACCCTTCGACCTCGACGAGGCCCCGGCGCATGCGCTGGTGGCCCGGGAGGTCATCCAGGGGGCCCCGCTGGACGCGGTGGACGTAGGGCCTTTCGGCAATACGGCCGAGGGTGACCTCGACGCGGTCCTGACCGCCGTCGACGCGATGCTGCGCCAGTCCCTGGGCGCGGGAGCCACCAGGGTCTCGCTCCAGGTCAACGTGATCGGCGAACCGGGGGAGCCGCGGCAGTCGGGGGAGGCGGATAAGTGA
- a CDS encoding helix-turn-helix domain-containing protein, protein MTGFGDDPFVTAVKPLVDAMGGELMPPDQAGTDDVVLAWEGEDVVAVRLPQLADSLDHILLALERKQGRPLAELDRKAKQEVVRILEARGAFSVRHGVETVAAALGVSRFTVYNYLNRST, encoded by the coding sequence GTGACCGGTTTCGGGGACGACCCCTTCGTCACCGCGGTCAAGCCGCTGGTGGACGCCATGGGCGGCGAGCTGATGCCGCCGGACCAGGCGGGGACCGACGACGTGGTCCTGGCCTGGGAGGGCGAGGACGTGGTGGCCGTACGGCTGCCGCAGCTCGCCGACTCCCTGGACCACATCCTGCTCGCCCTGGAGCGCAAGCAAGGCCGGCCGCTCGCCGAGCTGGACCGCAAGGCCAAACAGGAGGTCGTGCGGATACTGGAGGCGAGAGGGGCCTTCTCGGTCCGCCACGGCGTGGAGACGGTCGCCGCCGCCCTCGGGGTGAGTCGCTTTACGGTGTACAACTACCTGAACCGCTCCACCTGA
- the uraD gene encoding 2-oxo-4-hydroxy-4-carboxy-5-ureidoimidazoline decarboxylase, protein MTSSTTLGLARFNASARSAAAAALHEACASSAWGSKLLSRRPYATVEDLFAASDAAMAELTAEDLAEAMAGHPPIGRPKPGDPTSSREQRGMAGASEELKAEMLELNLAYQEKFGHVFLICATGRTGEQMRDAVKERIGNSPEQEREIVRSELGKINRIRLTRLVEEWKEEESA, encoded by the coding sequence GTGACTTCGAGTACGACCCTGGGCCTCGCCCGGTTCAACGCCTCGGCGCGGTCCGCGGCCGCCGCCGCGCTCCACGAGGCCTGCGCCTCATCGGCCTGGGGAAGCAAGCTGCTCTCCCGGCGCCCCTACGCCACCGTCGAGGACCTCTTCGCCGCGAGCGACGCCGCCATGGCCGAGCTGACCGCGGAGGATCTGGCCGAGGCGATGGCGGGGCATCCGCCGATCGGCCGCCCGAAGCCGGGGGACCCGACCTCGTCCCGCGAGCAGCGGGGTATGGCGGGCGCCTCCGAGGAGCTGAAGGCCGAGATGCTCGAACTGAACCTGGCCTACCAGGAGAAGTTCGGCCACGTCTTCCTGATCTGCGCCACCGGACGCACCGGCGAGCAGATGCGGGACGCGGTCAAGGAACGGATCGGCAACTCGCCCGAGCAGGAGCGCGAGATCGTCCGCTCCGAACTGGGCAAGATCAACCGCATCCGCCTGACCCGCCTCGTCGAAGAGTGGAAAGAGGAAGAGAGCGCATGA
- the uraH gene encoding hydroxyisourate hydrolase: MSTETTASVSTHILDTSLGRPAEGVAISLSARAGRDARWEALGGSATDADGRCKDLPALPEGTTHVRLDFETEAYFLKPKKQNNQQAEAQQDAPANRDSGASGAFFPEVAITFAVTPGEHYHVPLLLNPFGYSVYRGS; this comes from the coding sequence ATGAGTACGGAGACCACCGCCTCGGTGTCCACGCACATCCTGGACACCAGCCTCGGACGCCCCGCGGAGGGCGTCGCCATCTCCCTCTCGGCCCGCGCCGGCCGGGACGCGCGGTGGGAGGCGCTCGGCGGCAGCGCGACCGACGCGGACGGGCGCTGCAAGGACCTGCCGGCGCTGCCGGAAGGCACCACCCACGTACGTCTCGACTTCGAGACCGAGGCGTACTTCCTGAAGCCGAAGAAGCAGAACAACCAGCAAGCCGAGGCGCAGCAGGACGCCCCCGCGAATCGGGACAGCGGTGCGAGCGGAGCGTTCTTCCCGGAGGTGGCGATCACGTTCGCCGTCACGCCGGGCGAGCACTACCACGTACCGCTGCTGCTCAACCCGTTCGGCTACTCCGTTTACCGAGGGAGCTAG
- the pucL gene encoding factor-independent urate hydroxylase, producing MPTILGQNQYGKAENRVVKITRDGDTHHIKDLNVSVALSGDLDDVHYNGSNANCLPTDTTKNTCFAFAKEYGIDSAEQYGIHLARHFVDSQPSIHRARIRIEEYAWERIGGSDSNSKFIGADEVKHSFVRKGQETRLAQITYDGEKFEVLSGLKDLTVMNSTNSEFWGYIKDKYTTLQEDYDRILATSLSTWWRHNWTGDEQRMPSWERSYEQAKKHILHAFVETYSLSLQQTLYQMGSRVINNRSEIDEIRFSAPNKHHFRQDLTPFGLDNEAKDGAVYYAADRPYGLIEATILRDGVEPKIPVDMTNL from the coding sequence ATGCCCACCATTCTGGGACAGAACCAGTACGGCAAGGCTGAGAACCGGGTCGTAAAGATCACGCGGGACGGCGACACCCATCACATCAAGGACCTGAACGTCTCCGTCGCCCTCTCCGGCGACCTGGACGACGTCCACTACAACGGCTCCAACGCCAACTGCCTGCCGACGGACACGACGAAGAACACCTGCTTCGCGTTCGCCAAGGAGTACGGCATCGACTCCGCCGAGCAGTACGGCATCCACCTCGCCCGGCACTTCGTGGACAGCCAGCCCTCGATCCACCGCGCGCGGATCCGCATCGAGGAGTACGCCTGGGAGCGCATCGGCGGCTCCGACAGCAACTCCAAGTTCATCGGCGCCGACGAGGTCAAGCACTCCTTCGTCCGCAAGGGCCAGGAGACGCGGCTCGCCCAGATCACCTATGACGGCGAGAAGTTCGAGGTGCTCTCGGGGCTCAAGGACCTCACCGTGATGAACTCCACGAACTCCGAGTTCTGGGGCTACATCAAGGACAAGTACACGACGCTGCAAGAGGATTACGACCGTATCCTCGCCACCTCCCTGTCCACGTGGTGGCGGCACAACTGGACCGGCGACGAGCAGCGCATGCCCAGCTGGGAGCGCAGCTACGAGCAGGCGAAGAAGCACATCCTGCACGCCTTCGTGGAGACCTACTCGCTCTCCCTCCAGCAGACGCTCTACCAAATGGGCTCGCGGGTCATCAACAACCGCAGCGAGATCGACGAGATCCGTTTCTCCGCGCCCAACAAGCACCACTTCCGCCAGGACCTGACGCCCTTCGGCCTCGACAACGAAGCCAAGGACGGGGCCGTCTACTACGCCGCCGACCGCCCGTACGGCCTCATCGAGGCCACCATCCTGCGGGACGGCGTCGAGCCGAAGATCCCGGTCGACATGACCAACCTCTGA
- a CDS encoding nucleobase:cation symporter-2 family protein yields the protein MAQPAKGPADGPCSTPPVGDGGSTPGCHPVDEKLHPSRLVPAALQHIAAMYAGVVTPPLIIGQACGLDTVAQTRLIAAGLLIAGLATILQTLGVKGFAGNRLPFVNAASSAGIAPILAIAETNAKGEQLPAIYGAVMVAGVFCLAVGPFFGKLLRFFPPLVTGVVITLIGVTLMPVPVKWAQGGDETHPDFGDMKYLALAAFTLVVILMFQRFGRGFLKQVALLAGMFIGTLAAIPFGLADFTSVQSAPLAALPTPFAAGAPVFQPAAILSLCIVMLVLMTESAAGMLALGEICERRTDGRTITRGLRTDGIATLVGPVFGGFPTSAFAQNVGVVSLTRVRSRYVVAVAGATLIVLGAFPVLGAVVNVVPMPVLGGAGIVLFGSIAVSGIRTLSEAGLDDSSNIVLVAVSLGAGIIPLAAPTFYADFPAWAQTVLGSGISAGALVAVSLNLFFHHLGTRGSAQGAAAALKSP from the coding sequence ATGGCACAGCCTGCAAAGGGGCCGGCAGACGGTCCGTGTTCCACCCCACCCGTAGGTGACGGGGGCTCAACTCCCGGCTGTCACCCGGTGGATGAGAAGCTCCACCCCTCGCGGCTCGTCCCCGCCGCGCTTCAGCACATCGCCGCCATGTACGCGGGTGTCGTCACCCCTCCGCTCATCATCGGCCAGGCCTGCGGCCTGGACACCGTGGCCCAGACCCGGCTCATCGCCGCCGGGCTGCTCATCGCCGGTCTCGCCACCATTCTGCAAACGCTCGGCGTCAAGGGTTTCGCCGGCAACCGCCTGCCCTTCGTGAACGCGGCCTCCTCCGCCGGTATCGCGCCGATCCTCGCCATCGCCGAGACCAACGCCAAGGGCGAGCAACTCCCGGCGATCTACGGCGCGGTGATGGTCGCGGGCGTCTTCTGCCTGGCGGTCGGCCCCTTCTTCGGCAAGCTCCTGCGCTTCTTCCCGCCGCTGGTCACCGGCGTCGTCATCACGCTCATCGGCGTCACGCTGATGCCCGTACCCGTCAAGTGGGCGCAAGGCGGCGACGAGACCCACCCGGACTTCGGCGACATGAAGTACCTCGCGCTCGCCGCGTTCACCCTCGTCGTCATCCTCATGTTCCAGCGCTTCGGGCGCGGCTTCCTCAAACAAGTCGCCCTGCTGGCGGGCATGTTCATCGGCACGCTGGCCGCGATCCCCTTCGGTCTCGCCGACTTCACCTCCGTACAGTCGGCGCCGCTGGCCGCGCTGCCCACGCCGTTCGCCGCGGGTGCCCCCGTCTTCCAGCCCGCCGCGATCCTCTCGCTCTGCATCGTCATGCTGGTCCTGATGACCGAGTCGGCGGCCGGAATGCTCGCCCTCGGCGAGATCTGCGAACGCAGGACCGACGGGAGGACCATCACCCGCGGCCTGCGCACCGACGGCATCGCCACCCTGGTCGGCCCCGTCTTCGGCGGCTTCCCGACCTCCGCCTTCGCGCAGAACGTCGGCGTCGTCTCGCTGACCCGCGTCCGCAGCCGCTACGTCGTCGCCGTCGCGGGCGCCACGCTCATCGTCCTCGGCGCCTTCCCCGTGCTCGGCGCGGTCGTCAACGTGGTCCCCATGCCGGTCCTCGGCGGCGCCGGCATCGTCCTCTTCGGCTCCATCGCGGTCAGCGGCATCCGCACGCTCTCCGAGGCGGGCCTGGACGACAGCTCCAACATCGTCCTCGTGGCCGTGTCGCTCGGGGCGGGCATCATCCCGCTCGCCGCGCCCACCTTCTACGCGGACTTCCCCGCCTGGGCGCAGACCGTCCTCGGCTCCGGCATCAGCGCCGGCGCGCTCGTCGCGGTCTCGCTCAACCTGTTCTTCCACCATCTCGGCACCCGTGGCAGCGCCCAGGGCGCGGCCGCGGCACTCAAATCTCCCTAG
- a CDS encoding 8-oxoguanine deaminase, which yields MAPSADRIVIENVAIATVDAEDTEYASGHIVVKGNKIESIGAGKAPEGLENVVRRVDGTGHLATPGLVNTHHHFYQWITRGLATDHNLFNWLVALYPTWARIDEQMTYAAAQGSLGMMARGGVTTAMDHHYVFPRGSGDLSGSIIRAASEMGVRFTLARGSMDRSEKDGGLPPDFAVETLEGALAATEETVKKHHDASFDAMTQVAVAPCSPFSVSTELMKQGAELARRLGVRLHTHGSETVEEEKFCHELFGMGPTDYFESTGWLGDDVWMAHCVHMNDSDIAAFARTGTGVAHCPSSNARLAAGIARVPDMLKSGVPVGLGVDGTASNESGELHTELRNALLINRLGAHREAALNARQALRLGTYGGAQVLGRATQIGSLEAGKLADLVLWKIDGIGHASIADPVTAIVFGAAAPVTLSLVNGRPVVENGRLLHADEDAIARSTREEAQRLARIAAES from the coding sequence ATGGCACCTTCGGCAGACCGCATCGTCATCGAGAACGTCGCCATCGCGACCGTCGACGCCGAGGACACCGAGTACGCCTCGGGCCACATCGTCGTCAAGGGCAACAAGATTGAGTCCATTGGCGCGGGCAAGGCCCCCGAGGGCCTGGAGAACGTCGTACGCCGTGTCGACGGCACCGGGCACCTCGCCACGCCCGGCCTGGTCAACACCCACCACCACTTCTACCAGTGGATCACCCGCGGTCTGGCCACCGACCACAACCTCTTCAACTGGCTGGTGGCGCTCTACCCCACGTGGGCGCGCATCGACGAGCAGATGACGTACGCGGCCGCCCAGGGCTCCCTCGGCATGATGGCCCGCGGCGGCGTCACCACCGCGATGGACCACCACTACGTCTTCCCGCGGGGCTCCGGCGACCTCTCCGGGTCGATCATCCGCGCCGCCTCCGAGATGGGCGTGCGCTTCACCCTGGCCCGTGGCTCGATGGACCGCAGCGAGAAGGACGGCGGTCTGCCGCCGGACTTCGCCGTGGAGACCCTGGAGGGCGCGCTCGCCGCCACCGAGGAGACCGTCAAGAAGCACCACGACGCCTCCTTCGACGCGATGACGCAGGTGGCCGTGGCCCCCTGCTCACCGTTCTCGGTGTCGACCGAACTCATGAAGCAGGGCGCCGAGTTGGCCCGCCGCCTGGGAGTGCGGCTGCATACCCACGGCAGCGAGACGGTCGAGGAGGAGAAGTTCTGCCACGAGCTGTTCGGCATGGGCCCCACCGACTACTTCGAGTCGACCGGCTGGCTCGGTGACGACGTGTGGATGGCGCACTGCGTCCACATGAACGACTCCGACATCGCCGCGTTCGCCCGCACCGGCACGGGCGTCGCCCACTGCCCGTCCTCCAACGCGCGCCTCGCGGCCGGCATCGCCCGCGTGCCCGACATGCTGAAGTCGGGCGTCCCGGTCGGCCTCGGCGTCGACGGCACCGCCTCCAACGAGTCCGGCGAACTCCACACCGAACTGCGCAACGCCCTGCTGATCAACCGCCTCGGCGCCCACCGCGAGGCCGCCCTGAACGCCCGCCAGGCCCTGCGCCTCGGCACGTACGGCGGCGCGCAGGTCCTCGGCCGGGCCACCCAGATCGGCTCCCTGGAGGCCGGCAAGCTCGCCGACCTCGTCCTGTGGAAGATCGACGGCATCGGGCACGCCTCGATCGCCGACCCGGTGACCGCCATCGTCTTCGGCGCGGCGGCCCCGGTCACGCTCTCCCTCGTCAACGGCAGGCCGGTCGTCGAGAACGGCCGCCTGCTGCACGCCGACGAGGACGCCATCGCCCGCTCCACGCGGGAGGAGGCGCAGCGCCTCGCGCGGATCGCCGCCGAGAGCTGA
- a CDS encoding nucleobase:cation symporter-2 family protein: MATQPRFTKQGTTPDPDSDEGAIRPEGIHPVDEKLPPLKMATTGLQHVAAMYAGVVAPPLIVGAAVGLSAKELTFLTGACLFTAGLATFLQTLGIWRIGARLPFVNGVTFAGVAPMLAVVDSTNDKDDALPVIFGAVIVAGVLGFIAAPFFSKMVRFFPPVVTGTVITLIGISLMPVAFGWAQGPVPGADDYGSTKNLALAGITLVIVLLLRRFTTGFVKQIAVLLGLVVGTLVAIPFGVTDFSPVGEADIVGFPTPFHFGAPQFAAAAIVSLCVVMVVSMTESTADMLALGEIVDRPADERTIAAGLRADCLGSAVSPLFNGFMCSAFAQNIGLVAMTKIRSRYVVAAGGGFLVLMGLCPMAASLIAVVPRPVLGGAGVVLFGSVAASGIQTLVKANLEKDNNVLIVAVSLAVGLIPIAAPEFYHAFPETAKIILDSGISTGCVAAVLLNLVFNHIGGGRDDDEVTAPMEPGGEIAQTRIPGQPVT, encoded by the coding sequence GTGGCCACTCAGCCCAGGTTCACCAAGCAAGGCACCACCCCGGACCCCGACTCCGACGAGGGGGCCATACGACCGGAAGGTATCCATCCGGTCGACGAGAAGCTCCCGCCCCTGAAGATGGCGACCACCGGCCTCCAGCACGTGGCCGCCATGTACGCGGGCGTCGTCGCCCCGCCGCTCATCGTCGGCGCGGCCGTCGGCCTCTCCGCGAAGGAACTCACCTTCCTGACCGGCGCCTGTCTGTTCACCGCGGGCCTCGCCACCTTCCTCCAGACCCTCGGCATCTGGAGGATCGGCGCCCGGCTGCCCTTCGTCAACGGCGTCACGTTCGCCGGTGTCGCGCCCATGCTCGCCGTCGTCGACTCGACGAACGACAAGGACGACGCGCTCCCCGTCATCTTCGGCGCGGTGATCGTCGCGGGTGTGCTGGGCTTCATCGCGGCGCCGTTCTTCTCCAAGATGGTGCGGTTCTTCCCGCCCGTCGTCACCGGTACGGTCATCACCCTCATCGGCATCTCCCTCATGCCGGTCGCCTTCGGCTGGGCGCAGGGCCCGGTGCCGGGCGCCGACGACTACGGCTCGACCAAGAACCTCGCCCTCGCGGGCATCACGCTCGTCATCGTGCTGCTGCTTCGCCGCTTCACCACCGGCTTCGTCAAGCAGATCGCGGTCCTGCTCGGTCTGGTCGTCGGCACGCTCGTCGCGATCCCCTTCGGCGTCACGGACTTCAGCCCGGTCGGTGAGGCGGACATCGTCGGCTTCCCGACGCCCTTCCATTTCGGCGCCCCGCAGTTCGCGGCGGCGGCGATCGTCTCCCTGTGCGTGGTGATGGTCGTCTCGATGACGGAGTCGACGGCCGACATGCTCGCCCTCGGCGAGATCGTGGACCGTCCCGCCGACGAGAGGACCATCGCGGCGGGTCTGCGCGCGGACTGCCTCGGCTCGGCGGTCAGCCCGCTCTTCAACGGCTTCATGTGCAGCGCCTTCGCCCAGAACATCGGCCTGGTCGCGATGACGAAGATCCGCAGCAGGTACGTGGTCGCGGCGGGCGGCGGCTTCCTGGTCCTGATGGGCCTGTGCCCGATGGCGGCCTCGCTGATCGCGGTCGTGCCGCGCCCGGTGCTCGGCGGCGCGGGCGTCGTCCTGTTCGGCTCGGTCGCGGCGAGCGGCATCCAGACGCTGGTCAAGGCGAACCTGGAGAAGGACAACAACGTCCTGATCGTGGCCGTCTCGCTGGCCGTCGGCCTGATCCCGATCGCGGCGCCGGAGTTCTACCACGCGTTCCCGGAGACCGCGAAGATCATCCTCGACTCGGGCATCTCGACGGGCTGTGTGGCGGCCGTGCTCCTGAACCTCGTCTTCAACCACATCGGCGGGGGCCGCGACGACGACGAGGTGACGGCACCGATGGAGCCTGGCGGGGAGATCGCTCAGACGCGGATCCCCGGCCAGCCGGTGACGTGA